From a region of the Globicephala melas chromosome 19, mGloMel1.2, whole genome shotgun sequence genome:
- the CEBPG gene encoding CCAAT/enhancer-binding protein gamma — MSKVSQQNTTPGVNGISVIHTQAHASGLQQVPQLVPAGPGGGGKAVPPSKQSKKSLPVDRSSDEYRQRRERNNMAVKKSRLKSKQKAQDTLQRVNQLKEENERLEAKIKLLTKELSVLKDLFLEHAHNLADNVQPSSTENTTDSDNAGQ; from the coding sequence ATGAGCAAGGTATCACAGCAGAACACTACCCCGGGCGTGAATGGAATAAGTGTCATCCATACTCAGGCTCATGCCAGCGGCTTACAGCAGGTTCCTCAGCTGGTGCCCGCCGGCCCTGGGGGCGGAGGCAAAGCTGTGCCTCCGAGCAAGCAGAGCAAAAAGAGTTTGCCCGTGGATCGCAGCAGTGACGAGTATCGCCAGCGCAGAGAGAGGAACAACATGGCGGTGAAAAAGAGCCGGTTGAAAAGCAAGCAGAAAGCGCAGGATACGCTGCAGAGAGTGAATCAGCTCAAGGAAGAGAATGAACGGTTGGAAGCAAAAATTAAATTGCTGACTAAGGAATTAAGTGTACTGAAAGATTTATTTCTTGAGCATGCACACAACCTCGCAGATAATGTGCAACCCAGTAGCACTGAAAATACGACAGATTCTGATAATGCAGGACAGTAG